The Phaeobacter sp. A36a-5a genomic interval ACCCCCGAAAGCCTCACCCGCATTTTCTATTGCGACTCGGGCTCGGTCTCGGTCGAGGTGGCGATGAAGATGGCGGCGCAGTACCAGCACGCCATCGGCCAGCCCGGGCGCAAGCAGTTTGCCACCATCCGCTCCGGCTATCACGGCGACACCTGGAAAGCGATGAGCGTCTGCGACCCCGACACTGGGATGCACCACCTGTTCCAGGGCGCGCTGAGCGTGCAGCATTTCGTCTCACGCCCGCCGGTCCGCATCCATGAGGACTGGGTGGACGACCCGGCCCTAAACGGATTGGGTGAACTGCGCGATGTGCTGGAGGCCAACGCAGAAAGGATCGCCGCCTTCATCCTAGAACCTGTGGTGCAGGGTACTGGCGGTATGTATTTCTACCACCCGGAATATCTCAATCAGGCCCGTATCATCTGCGATGAGCTGGGTATCCTCCTGATCTTCGACGAAATCGCTACCGGCTTTGGCCGCACGGGGGAGCTGTTTGCCACCAATTTCTGCACTGTCGAGCCGGACATCATCTGCCTCGGCAAGGGGCTGACCGGCGGCCATATCTCCTTTGCCTGCACCATGACCAACGACCGTGTGGCGGAGGGCATCGGCGGCGGCAGTCCCGGTCTGTTCATGCACGGGCCGACCTACATGGGCAATCCGCTGGCCTGCGCCGCGGCTAAGGCCTCTCTGGATCTGCTGACCGGACAGGACTGGCGCGGCACCGTGGCGGCCATCGCTGAGCAGTTGCAGGCCGAACTGGCCCCGGCCCGCGATCTACCCAATGTGGCTGATGTGCGGGTCTTGGGCGCCATTGGTGTCATCGAGATGAAGCACCGCGTCTCGGCGGATGAGGCGCACGCGCGGGCGCATGAGATGGGCGTGTTCCTGCGCCCCTTCGGCACCAACATCTACACGATGCCGCCCTTCATCACATCGCCGGAGCAACTGAGCGAAATCACCGCAGGCATGCTGCGGCTGGCGCGGGAACTCTAGGCGATGGAATTCCGCTGGCTCAAACAGAACGAGGCAGTCGAGGCCATTGTGGTCTTCGGCGGCTGGGCGATTGGGGCGGATGTTTTTGCGCATCTCACCGGCCCTGAGGATGTTCTGTTTGTCAGCGATTTCCGCAGCCTTGATGCCGATCTCCCCGATCTGTCTGGCTACGATCATGTCACGCTGCTGGCCTGGTCTTTCGGCGTTGCGGGTTATGCCCATTGGCAGCAGGGGCGCGGCGATCCCTTTGATCGCAAGGTCGCGGTCAACGGCACCCTTGCGCCAGTGGACGAGACGCGCGGCATCCCGCCGGAGGTGATGGCCAGGACCGCAGAGGGGCTGAGTGAGCAGAGCTTTGCCCAGTTCCTGCGCCGGACATTCAATGCGCCGCAGTCTCCCCATGAGATCGACATTGACGCTCGCCGGGCCGAGCTGCATGCGGTCGCGCAGCGCGGACCGGCGCCGGCTGTCGGCTTTGATCTGGTCTGGATCGCTGGGCGGGACCGAATCTTTCCGCCCGCAAATCAGCACCGGGCCTGGGCGGGCGTGGCGCTGAGGGAGCTGCCCACAGCCGCCCATGCGCCGTTTGATCACTTCGACAGCTGGCAGGCCCTGCTGTCATGAGGGATCTGCCCCCCCCAACCGTGGATGCCGCCCGCGTGGCCCGCGCCTTTCGCCGTGGGCTTGGGAGCTACCACGATGCTGCCAGCGCGCAGGCACAGATCGCGGCAGAGCTGTCGGCGCTCCTCGCTGCACATATCGGCACCTCCCCCGTCGCACATCTGTTTGAATTCGGGGCAGGGACCGGCCATCTGACCGATGCGCTGTTGCGGGATCTGTCGGTCCGCCATCTCACGCTCAACGACCTTGTGCCAGAGGCAGAGGCAGGCCTTCAGCCGGTTCTGGCAGCGCATGGGCAATCGGCGCTCTTCCTGCCGGGACGGATCGAAACCCTCGCGCTGCCCGAAAACCTGGACCTGATCGCGGCTGCCTCGGTTGTGCAGTGGATCGGCGACCTGCCTTCCCTCCTGCAAGGGTTTGAGACCGCGCTGCGCCCCGGTGGGTGGCTGGCGCTCTCTGGCTTTGGGCACGCGCATTTCCACGAATTGGTCGCGCTGGGGTCCGGGGCGGCGGCGCCCAACTACATGGATCACCACGAATGGGCGCAGCATCTGCCGCCGGGGCTGCGACTTGTCGAGTTGCGGCAGGCTCCGATCACGCTCAGCTTTGAGACCCCGCGCGCCGTGCTGCACCACCTGCGGGCAACGGGCGTGAATGGCCAGTCTCGGGGAGGCTGGACCCGCAGAAGGCTGCGCCAGTTCGAGGAGGACTATCGTCGCCGCT includes:
- the bioA gene encoding adenosylmethionine--8-amino-7-oxononanoate transaminase, giving the protein MSAADLTQLEFDQQHLWHPYTNVAKPGPTFVVKESEGMYITLDDGTRLIDAMSSWWCMMHGHRNPAITKAIHAQLDTLPHVMFGGLTHDPAIDLGRKLLEITPESLTRIFYCDSGSVSVEVAMKMAAQYQHAIGQPGRKQFATIRSGYHGDTWKAMSVCDPDTGMHHLFQGALSVQHFVSRPPVRIHEDWVDDPALNGLGELRDVLEANAERIAAFILEPVVQGTGGMYFYHPEYLNQARIICDELGILLIFDEIATGFGRTGELFATNFCTVEPDIICLGKGLTGGHISFACTMTNDRVAEGIGGGSPGLFMHGPTYMGNPLACAAAKASLDLLTGQDWRGTVAAIAEQLQAELAPARDLPNVADVRVLGAIGVIEMKHRVSADEAHARAHEMGVFLRPFGTNIYTMPPFITSPEQLSEITAGMLRLAREL
- a CDS encoding methyltransferase, with product MRDLPPPTVDAARVARAFRRGLGSYHDAASAQAQIAAELSALLAAHIGTSPVAHLFEFGAGTGHLTDALLRDLSVRHLTLNDLVPEAEAGLQPVLAAHGQSALFLPGRIETLALPENLDLIAAASVVQWIGDLPSLLQGFETALRPGGWLALSGFGHAHFHELVALGSGAAAPNYMDHHEWAQHLPPGLRLVELRQAPITLSFETPRAVLHHLRATGVNGQSRGGWTRRRLRQFEEDYRRRFGHQGGVRLTYDPVLMLAQRV
- a CDS encoding pimeloyl-ACP methyl esterase BioG family protein, which gives rise to MEFRWLKQNEAVEAIVVFGGWAIGADVFAHLTGPEDVLFVSDFRSLDADLPDLSGYDHVTLLAWSFGVAGYAHWQQGRGDPFDRKVAVNGTLAPVDETRGIPPEVMARTAEGLSEQSFAQFLRRTFNAPQSPHEIDIDARRAELHAVAQRGPAPAVGFDLVWIAGRDRIFPPANQHRAWAGVALRELPTAAHAPFDHFDSWQALLS